Proteins from a genomic interval of Denticeps clupeoides chromosome 20, fDenClu1.1, whole genome shotgun sequence:
- the LOC114770379 gene encoding E3 ubiquitin-protein ligase RNF139-like gives MASANVRIGQQALAVLDVALRVPCIFIIDAIFNSYYQPATGWAGAAGNVLIRLLGVLAASVVLVLSQKSLFKFYTLLLAVLLGAAAVLMNYYATSHVDFYSAYYEAALGFQLLPRSGPTLWLGVAVVQLVFGTGYIVLLNVRSVLAALVILDIMLPLWGLVMELPVDVRQLVAVASGLVLALNTAACLVLKLKWFYYSCRYVYLLVRHMYRIYGVQLLVEDTWKRIRFPDVLRVFWLTRMTAQAAILVYVVRTARHGGGEQTYLTWDVFWDLVSNLIISGCDSTLTVLGMSAVISSIAHYLGLSILAFIGSTEEEDKRLGFVAPVLFFILALQTGLSGLKPEVRLMRLSRNMCLLLTAILHFIHGMTDPVLMSLSASQVSSFRRHFPVLLVSGCLFALPVLLCYVLWHRYILSTWLFAVTAFCVELCLKVIVSLTVYVLFMVDGFYSVLWEKLDDYVYYVRSTGNVIEFIFGVIMFGNGAYTMVFESGSKIRACMMCLHAYFNIYLQAKNGWKTFINRRTAVKKINSLPEIKGAQLREIEDVCAICYQEFTTSARITLCHHYFHALCLRKWLYIQDTCPMCHQKVYIDEDSRDRAAFSNNNGFAAPGDNMDGFAEPRGPEAADAAGPNPDNELLEDNDSIEYDEEEWGTQNGTTPIEEDYINDDTDSSGD, from the coding sequence GAGTTCTGGCTGCGAGCGTGGTTCTGGTCCTGTCCCAGAAGTCCCTCTTCAAGTTCTACACGCTGCTGCTCGCCGTGCTCCTGGGGGCCGCCGCCGTGCTGATGAACTATTACGCTACGTCACACGTAGACTTTTACAGCGCCTACTACGAAGCGGCGCTGGGCTTCCAGCTGCTGCCGCGCAGCGGCCCCACGCTCTGGCTGGGCGTGGCGGTCGTCCAGCTGGTGTTCGGCACGGGCTACATCGTGCTGCTCAACGTGCGCTCCGTATTGGCCGCGCTGGTCATCCTGGACATCATGCTGCCCCTGTGGGGCCTCGTCATGGAGCTGCCCGTGGACGTGCGGCAGCTGGTGGCGGTGGCCTCCGGCCTCGTCCTGGCCCTCAACACGGCCGCGTGCCTCGTCCTTAAGCTCAAGTGGTTCTACTACTCCTGCCGGTACGTCTACTTGCTGGTGCGCCACATGTACCGCATTTACGGCGTGCAGCTGCTGGTGGAGGACACGTGGAAGAGGATCCGCTTCCCCGATGTGCTGCGCGTCTTCTGGCTGACCCGCATGACCGCGCAGGCCGCCATTCTGGTGTACGTGGTGAGGACGGCGCGCCACGGCGGCGGCGAGCAGACCTACCTGACGTGGGACGTCTTTTGGGACCTGGTCAGCAACTTGATCATCAGCGGCTGCGACTCCACGCTGACCGTGCTGGGCATGAGCGCGGTCATCTCCTCCATCGCGCACTACCTGGGCCTGAGCATCCTGGCCTTCATCGGCTccacggaggaggaggacaagcgGCTGGGCTTCGTGGCGCCCGTCCTGTTCTTCATACTGGCCCTGCAGACCGGCCTGAGCGGCCTGAAGCCGGAGGTGAGGCTGATGCGGCTCAGCCGCAACATGTGCCTTCTCCTGACCGCCATCCTGCACTTCATCCACGGCATGACCGACCCGGTCCTCATGTCCCTCAGTGCCTCGCAGGTGTCCTCCTTCCGCCGCCACTTCCCCGTGCTGCTGGTGTCGGGCTGCCTGTTTGCGttgcctgtgctgctgtgctacGTGCTGTGGCACCGCTACATCCTCAGCACCTGGCTGTTCGCGGTCACCGCGTTCTGCGTGGAGCTGTGCCTCAAGGTCATCGTCTCCCTCACGGTGTACGTCCTGTTCATGGTGGACGGCTTTTACAGCGTCCTCTGGGAGAAGCTGGACGATTACGTGTACTACGTCCGATCCACCGGCAACGTCATCGAGTTCATATTTGGCGTGATAATGTTCGGGAACGGCGCCTACACCATGGTATTCGAGTCCGGCAGCAAGATCCGGGCCTGCATGATGTGTCTCCACGCCTACTTCAATATTTACCTGCAGGCCAAGAACGGCTGGAAGACGTTCATCAACCGGCGGACGGCTGTCAAGAAGATCAACTCGCTCCCCGAGATCAAGGGCGCCCAGCTGCGCGAGATCGAAGACGTGTGTGCCATCTGTTACCAGGAGTTCACCACGTCGGCCCGCATCACGCTGTGCCACCACTACTTCCACGCTCTGTGCCTGCGGAAGTGGCTCTATATCCAAGACACGTGCCCCATGTGCCACCAGAAGGTCTACATCGACGAGGACTCCCGCGACCGGGCGGCCTTCTCCAATAACAACGGCTTCGCCGCTCCTGGGGACAATATGGACGGCTTCGCGGAGCCCAGAGGGCCCGaggctgctgatgctgctgggCCAAACCCTGACAATGAACTTCTGGAGGACAACGACAGTATTGAGTACGATGAGGAAGAGTGGGGCACACAGAATGGCACAACACCTATAGAGGAGGACTATATTAATGATGATACAGACTCAAGCGGGGACTGA